A genomic window from Vagococcus entomophilus includes:
- a CDS encoding ribose-phosphate diphosphokinase — MGKNYFDSKLKIFSLNASQELAKNIADSIGTELGKCSVRTFSDGEVQINIEESVRGDHVYVIQATSYPVNDHLLELLIMIDALKRASAKSINIVLPYYGYARQDRTAKPREPITAKLIANLLEKAGANRVLTLDLHAVQLQGFFDIPVDNLFTMPLFAKYFQDEVQENEEDWMVVSPKNSGVKRARELATYLSTGLAIVDQEYHEKDASKDYVIGNVSGKKCIIVDDIINTGGTCAIAAEVLKHAGAKDIVVVASHGVFSSGAKEKLEQAPISKLLLTDSIDGIPDKHIRGLEILTCSVLMGQAIRRIHENQPMSPLFKL, encoded by the coding sequence ATGGGAAAAAATTATTTTGATTCAAAGTTAAAAATTTTTAGTCTAAATGCTAGTCAAGAATTAGCAAAAAATATTGCGGATTCGATTGGAACAGAACTTGGAAAATGTTCAGTGCGGACATTTAGTGATGGGGAAGTTCAAATCAACATTGAAGAAAGTGTTCGGGGAGACCATGTTTATGTAATTCAAGCTACTAGTTATCCCGTTAATGATCATTTGCTCGAACTATTGATCATGATTGATGCATTAAAGCGTGCGAGTGCCAAATCAATTAATATTGTCTTACCTTATTATGGATACGCAAGGCAAGATCGAACAGCAAAACCAAGAGAACCGATTACTGCAAAACTGATTGCTAATTTGTTGGAAAAAGCAGGTGCAAATCGTGTATTAACCCTCGATCTACACGCTGTACAATTACAAGGCTTCTTCGATATACCTGTCGACAACTTGTTTACAATGCCTTTGTTTGCTAAGTACTTTCAAGACGAGGTCCAAGAAAATGAAGAAGATTGGATGGTTGTATCTCCAAAAAATAGTGGGGTAAAAAGAGCGCGTGAACTGGCAACGTATCTCAGCACTGGTTTAGCAATCGTGGATCAAGAATATCATGAAAAAGATGCCTCAAAGGATTATGTTATTGGGAATGTATCAGGTAAAAAATGTATTATTGTCGATGATATTATCAATACTGGGGGGACCTGTGCGATTGCTGCGGAAGTTCTAAAGCATGCTGGGGCCAAAGATATTGTAGTGGTTGCAAGTCATGGTGTCTTTAGTTCAGGTGCCAAAGAAAAACTTGAACAAGCACCAATTAGTAAGCTTCTACTCACAGATTCAATCGATGGAATTCCAGATAAGCATATTAGAGGACTTGAAATCTTGACTTGTTCAGTTTTGATGGGTCAAGCAATTAGACGAATCCATGAAAATCAACCAATGAGTCCACTATTCAAACTTTAA
- the ahpC gene encoding alkyl hydroperoxide reductase subunit C, translating to MTNLINTKLLDFETDAYRKGEFIKVKTEDVLGKWSIFFFYPADFSFVCPTELGDLQDHYKELQEMGCEVYSVSTDSHFVHKAWADATDTIGKIEYTMLSDQNTKISRFFGVLDEEAGQAFRGSFVINPRGEIKAYEINDMGIGRNAAETVRKVEAAMFVEEHGDRVCPANWKPGADTIAPSLDLVGKI from the coding sequence ATGACAAATTTAATCAATACAAAACTACTTGACTTTGAAACAGATGCTTACCGTAAAGGTGAATTTATTAAAGTAAAAACAGAAGATGTACTAGGAAAATGGAGTATTTTTTTCTTTTATCCTGCTGATTTTTCATTTGTTTGTCCAACTGAACTAGGGGATTTACAAGATCATTATAAAGAACTGCAAGAAATGGGTTGTGAAGTCTACTCAGTATCAACAGATAGCCATTTCGTGCATAAAGCATGGGCAGATGCGACGGATACAATTGGCAAAATCGAATACACTATGTTATCAGACCAAAATACAAAAATTTCTCGTTTCTTTGGTGTTTTAGATGAAGAAGCAGGACAAGCTTTCCGTGGTTCATTTGTTATCAATCCACGTGGCGAAATTAAAGCTTACGAAATCAACGATATGGGAATTGGACGTAATGCAGCAGAAACAGTTCGTAAAGTTGAAGCAGCAATGTTTGTTGAAGAACACGGAGACCGCGTTTGTCCAGCCAATTGGAAACCAGGGGCAGATACAATTGCACCTAGCTTGGATTTAGTCGGAAAAATTTAA
- a CDS encoding FAD-dependent oxidoreductase has protein sequence MDKHIYDIIVIGGGSAALAAGIYAGRSMLDILIIEKEKIGGQVMTTSDVVNYPGIRKTTGPKLMEDMHQQALDFGAEFVSDEIIKVDFSKDEKVLIGSNGTEYKTRAVIIGTGASANKIGFPGEVEFTGRGVAYCSTCDGEFFTGLDIFVIGGGYAAAEEAVYLTRYGKKVHMIIREPDFTCAEMTANQAKNNEKIDIVYNTEVKEISGEGLLQKAVFKNNQTGEETIFEADEQDGSFGMFVFAGNKPNTQVFKDAIEMTPHGFIPTNESMETNVKGVYAVGDLRVKELRQIVTAVADGAIAATKAQQFVTSEKERLGIPVVHKEVIAQKEKNTESTKATATEASKKVQHSGDWFPQEMKAQLSSIFEKLTKPVKIVNILDEKEPKTLEFAGFLAEFATLGEKIQVETISLGENREFEDKIALKRLPAAVLFNEKDEYTGIKFSGIPSGHELNSLVLAVYNVGSKGQPLEEKLMTQISQLPKTKIEICVSLTCHFCPDVVAACQRIASINHQVEAEMIDTALFPDLKKERKLMSVPAMIINDEKVVFGAKNMEEILAEITE, from the coding sequence ATGGATAAACATATTTATGATATCATTGTTATTGGTGGCGGTTCTGCCGCCTTAGCAGCAGGGATTTATGCAGGACGCTCAATGTTAGACATTCTAATTATTGAAAAAGAAAAAATTGGCGGTCAGGTGATGACAACCTCTGATGTTGTTAACTATCCAGGGATTAGAAAAACAACTGGTCCCAAGTTAATGGAAGATATGCACCAGCAAGCACTGGATTTTGGTGCTGAATTTGTAAGCGATGAGATTATAAAAGTTGATTTTTCTAAAGATGAAAAAGTACTAATCGGCTCAAATGGAACAGAGTACAAAACTCGAGCGGTAATCATTGGTACTGGTGCCTCCGCAAATAAAATTGGCTTTCCAGGAGAAGTTGAATTTACAGGTAGAGGCGTAGCCTACTGTTCAACTTGTGATGGCGAGTTTTTTACTGGATTAGATATTTTTGTCATTGGTGGTGGATATGCTGCGGCAGAAGAAGCAGTATATTTAACAAGATATGGCAAAAAAGTTCATATGATTATTCGCGAACCTGATTTTACATGTGCTGAAATGACCGCTAATCAGGCAAAAAATAATGAAAAAATTGATATTGTATACAATACAGAAGTCAAAGAAATTAGTGGGGAAGGCTTACTTCAAAAGGCAGTTTTTAAAAATAATCAAACGGGTGAAGAAACTATTTTTGAAGCAGATGAACAAGACGGCTCTTTTGGAATGTTTGTGTTTGCTGGAAACAAGCCCAATACGCAAGTGTTTAAGGATGCCATTGAAATGACTCCGCATGGATTTATTCCAACGAATGAGTCAATGGAAACAAACGTTAAGGGTGTTTACGCTGTAGGAGACTTAAGAGTAAAAGAACTCAGACAGATTGTTACGGCAGTAGCGGACGGTGCAATTGCAGCTACAAAAGCACAACAATTTGTAACTTCTGAAAAAGAACGTTTGGGTATACCAGTGGTTCATAAAGAAGTAATTGCACAAAAAGAAAAAAACACAGAGTCTACTAAGGCTACAGCTACCGAAGCTTCCAAAAAGGTACAGCATTCTGGAGACTGGTTCCCACAAGAAATGAAAGCCCAGCTATCTAGCATTTTTGAAAAACTAACGAAACCAGTCAAAATTGTCAATATTTTGGATGAAAAAGAGCCAAAAACGCTCGAGTTCGCTGGATTTTTAGCAGAGTTTGCTACTTTGGGTGAAAAAATTCAAGTGGAGACTATTTCTTTAGGGGAAAATCGTGAGTTTGAAGATAAGATTGCTTTGAAACGCTTGCCAGCAGCAGTTTTATTTAATGAAAAAGATGAATATACTGGAATTAAATTTAGTGGAATACCAAGTGGTCATGAATTGAACTCACTTGTGCTTGCAGTATACAATGTTGGGAGTAAAGGGCAACCACTAGAAGAAAAGCTTATGACACAGATTAGTCAATTGCCCAAAACGAAAATTGAGATTTGTGTTTCATTGACTTGTCACTTTTGTCCAGACGTCGTAGCGGCTTGTCAAAGAATTGCTTCAATCAACCATCAAGTTGAGGCTGAGATGATTGATACCGCTCTTTTTCCAGATTTAAAGAAAGAACGAAAATTAATGAGCGTGCCAGCAATGATTATTAATGATGAAAAAGTCGTGTTTGGTGCAAAAAATATGGAAGAAATTTTAGCTGAAATTACTGAATAA